From candidate division KSB1 bacterium:
GCGGAAACTAACTGCCGCTGGATGAAGCAGAAGTTTGGAGAGAATTTTTATTTAGAATTGCAGCGATTTGTTCCGTGGGATGATCTTCTAAATGAACGCCTGCAAAGAATTGCCCAAAAATGCGGGGTGCCTCTGGTTGCCACCAACGACGTGCATTTGCTCTCCCCCAACGATTTGCCGCTTAGAAGAGTCCTGCACGCCATCGATCAAAATACGATGCGTGAGCGGGTGCGCACCGCTGGTCATAAAGAGCAGTACTTTAAATCTCCTGCACAAATGCAACAGCTTTTTGCCAAATTCCCGGAAGCGGTTCAAAACACGCAGCGCATCGCTGAAATGTGTAATCTGCAATTTTCTTTAGGCAAACCCATTTTCCCGGTTATGAAAGTGCCAAAAGGGAGCAGCCAGACTTATTTGCGTGGCCTTTGCTTCAAAGGCGCTCGACAATGTTACAAAGCTATGACTCAAAAGGTTACCAAGCGCCTTACTTATGAGTTGGATGTCATTAACAAGCTTGGATTTACCGATTACTTTCTCATTGTAAAAGACATCGTGGACTACTGCCGTCGGGAGGACATTCCGTGCGTTGGGCGCGGCTCAGCCGCAGATAGCATCGTTTCCTACGTGCTAGGCATCACCTTTGCCGATCCCCTCCGCTTTAACCTCTATTTTGAGCGTTTCCTCAACCCCGAACGCACGGATGCCCCCGACATTGATTTGGATATTTGCTGGAAAAGCCGCGACCAGGTCATCGAGTATGTTTATAAAAAGTACGGCTCTGATAAGACAGCAATGATTTGCACCTACAACACTTTTCAGAGCCGTGCTGCCATTCGCGAGGTGGCGAAGACTTTCGGATTGCCGGAAGACGAGATCGGCAAGCTTACGAAGCAGTTTCCATATATGGCTCGGGTTGCTAATATGGATAAAAGCGTCAAAAATATCCCTGAGTTAAAACAACAAATTCGAGTCAACCGGATTTATAAAGAAATTATCGCTATCAGTAAACGATTAGCCGGGTTTCCACGTCATCTTTCAATTCACGCCGCCGGGGTAATTATCGCACCCGATCGCCTTACGAAATATGTACCATTGGAAGAGGCGCGCAAGGGCATTCTTATTTCGCAGTACGATATGCATTCTATCGAGCGCTTGGGGCTGGTGAAGATGGATTTGCTTGGTGTGCGTTCTTTAAGTACAATAACCGAATGTATTGAGTCAGCGAAAAATTCGAGGCGAGAAGCTCTAAAAACAGGAAGTGAAAAGCGAGGGTTGAAAATAGAGGATCGAGAATCGAAGAGCGATGAGCGAAGAGCGAGCATCAAGCATCCAGCATCCAGGAACCAGAAACCAGCATCCAGCACCAAATTTGATTTTCTAAAAAAGAACAAAAAGCTGTCTCCTTTGGACATACGCGCCATCCCTGAAGATGACCCGGAAACTCTTCGCTTAATTAAATCAGGGAAGACCATTGGCTGTTTTCAATTGGAAAGTCCGCTGGTGCGGGGCGTCATCCGCAAAATGCAGACAGAAAGCATCGAAGATACGGTGGTAGCTGTGGCGGTTATTCGTCCCGGTGTTGGTGACAGTCTGATGAAGGACGAGTATATTCTCCGGCGCGGCGGTTTGCGGCCGACGCATTATGCCCACCCCTTTTTGGAGCCGGTCTTGAAAGAAACCTACGGTCTGACCATTTACCAGGAGCAAGTATTATTGATCGCTCAGGCAGTTGCCGGATTCACCCTGGCTCAAGGAGATTCTTTGCGGCGCGCTATGACCAAAGATCGCGACGAGCAGCTCATGAATTCCTTGAAAGAACAATTTATGTCAGGAGCGTTGAAGAAAGGCGTACGAAAAGAAAAAGCGCTGGAAATTTGGCAGTACCTGCGGCGTTTTACCGGATTCGGATTTAATAAAGCACACGCGGCCACTTATGGCATGCTCGCTTACCAGACTGCCTTTCTGAAATGCTATTTCCCGGTAGAATTTATGACCGCAGTTTTAAACAATCACGGCGGATTTTACGCCAAAGCTGTTTACATTGAAGAATGCCGCAGGTTAGGAATTTCACTCCTGTCC
This genomic window contains:
- a CDS encoding DNA polymerase III subunit alpha, with product MNFFVHLHTHSNFSFLDGTIPIRTLVERTHELGMSALALTDHNGLYGAIEFYQICREFGIKPIIGAQISLTDGSSLVLLAKNTQGYENLSTIITAAHTRGGHLNFKCEMNDILTYKQGLFVLSGGRKGSISQLVLSRNFEEAETNCRWMKQKFGENFYLELQRFVPWDDLLNERLQRIAQKCGVPLVATNDVHLLSPNDLPLRRVLHAIDQNTMRERVRTAGHKEQYFKSPAQMQQLFAKFPEAVQNTQRIAEMCNLQFSLGKPIFPVMKVPKGSSQTYLRGLCFKGARQCYKAMTQKVTKRLTYELDVINKLGFTDYFLIVKDIVDYCRREDIPCVGRGSAADSIVSYVLGITFADPLRFNLYFERFLNPERTDAPDIDLDICWKSRDQVIEYVYKKYGSDKTAMICTYNTFQSRAAIREVAKTFGLPEDEIGKLTKQFPYMARVANMDKSVKNIPELKQQIRVNRIYKEIIAISKRLAGFPRHLSIHAAGVIIAPDRLTKYVPLEEARKGILISQYDMHSIERLGLVKMDLLGVRSLSTITECIESAKNSRREALKTGSEKRGLKIEDRESKSDERRASIKHPASRNQKPASSTKFDFLKKNKKLSPLDIRAIPEDDPETLRLIKSGKTIGCFQLESPLVRGVIRKMQTESIEDTVVAVAVIRPGVGDSLMKDEYILRRGGLRPTHYAHPFLEPVLKETYGLTIYQEQVLLIAQAVAGFTLAQGDSLRRAMTKDRDEQLMNSLKEQFMSGALKKGVRKEKALEIWQYLRRFTGFGFNKAHAATYGMLAYQTAFLKCYFPVEFMTAVLNNHGGFYAKAVYIEECRRLGISLLSPDVNCSEIEFIKEGNSIRVGLQPVFELSDKTKQDIVDERKKNPFKNLFDFLQRTHAGQKETEHLIRCGAFRSLHPSEPSLLMKTQSYFKNDRSKNIAEYLTQDLHSARYSKEQRILAELELLSFGVADHPLSLYDDLIPWENMVSSLELEAHKNRRIQFSGWYVTSRLQETVTGKQMKFLSLEDKQGICETIFFPEVYEKFAEVLHGHGPFTVTGKIQSRIKGEANLIAEKVIRWRPPREVVNSRLNGRQLDAFNQNYSLQEVA